The Podarcis raffonei isolate rPodRaf1 chromosome 2, rPodRaf1.pri, whole genome shotgun sequence genome window below encodes:
- the PARP3 gene encoding protein mono-ADP-ribosyltransferase PARP3: MPPKRKAPAQTRAAAKGKKVKQEPELKAEPEEDSFRSTVEALKAAPKEKLKAKIDSACQLSDVDSAKIHEDYDCMLNQTNIGHNNNKFYIIQLIEQNGKYSCWNRWGRVGEVGQSKLNAFPSLEAAKKDFEKKFRDKTKNSWGDRENFVAHDGKYTLIEVQHADDEEEQEVTVKVDSVDGVKLSKQRIRPCTLDKPTQELVSLIFSNDMFKDAMQTMNLDVKKMPLGKLSKQQIAKGFEALEAIETALQKQPPSQKQLEELSSRFYTIIPHNFGRARPPPISTQEVVQAKKDMLLVLADIELAQSMQAQKKREEEEEEEMKVEEVPHPVDKDYGLLKCELTLVDPSLEDYKLIVNYVEKTGCTYRKLQVLNIWKVNREGEGNRFKAHSHLENRRLLWHGTNIAVIAAILKSGLRIMPHSGGRVGKGLYFASENSKSAGYVGTTSNRVGIMFLNEVALGKEHHITQDDCSLRKPPDGYDSVVARGVTEPDPAQDKEIILDGKKVLVSQGKPVPMAKYKSSCFSQSEYLIYQESQCRIRYLIQLRF; encoded by the exons ATGCCACCAAAGCGCAAAGCCCCTGCCCAAACCAGGGCAGCAGCCAAGGGCAAGAAAGTGAAACAGGAGCCGGAGCTAAAGGCTGAACCTGAAGAAGACAGTTTCCGCTCCACCGTGGAGGCACTGAAGGCAGCTCCCAAAGAGAAGCTCAAGGCCAAAATTGACTCTGCCTGTCAGCTGAGCGACGTTGATAGCGCCAAG ATTCACGAGGACTACGACTGCATGCTGAACCAGACCAACATTGGCCACAATAACAACAAGTTCTACATCATCCAGCTCATAGAACAGAATGGGAAGTACAGCTGTTGGAACCGCTGGGGCCGTGTG GGAGAAGTAGGGCAGTCAAAACTCAACGCCTTTCCATCCTTGGAGGCAGCCAAGAAGGATTTTGAGAAGAAATTTCGGGATAAGACCAAGAACAGCTGGGGTGACCGGGAGAACTTTGTGGCTCACGATGGCAAGTACACCTTGATTGAGGTGCAACATGCAGATGAtgaagaggagcaggaggtgacTGTGAAG GTGGACAGTGTAGATGGAGTGAAGCTATCCAAGCAAAGGATACGGCCCTGCACCTTGGACAAGCCTACTCAGGAGCTGGTCTCGCTCATCTTCAGCAACGACATGTTTAAGGATGCCATGCAGACCATGAATTTAG ATGTGAAGAAGATGCCGCTGGGGAAACTGAGCAAGCAGCAGATTGCCAAAGGCTTTGAAGCTTTGGAGGCCATTGAGACAGCACTGCAGAAGCAGCCGCCTTCTCAGAAGCAGCTGGAGGAACTCTCCTCTCGCTTCTACACCATCATCCCCCACAACTTTGGCCGGGCTCGGCCTCCACCCATCAGCACTCAGGAGGTTGTCCAAGCCAAAAAGGACATGCTGCTG GTCCTGGCAGATATTGAACTTGCCCAGAGTATGCAGGCCCAGaagaagagggaagaggaagaagaggaggaaatgaaGGTGGAAGAGGTCCCACACCCAGTGGACAAGGACTATGGGCTCTTAAAGTGCGAACTCACCCTGGTAGACCCATCATTGGAGGATTATAAG CTGATTGTAAACTACGTAGAGAAGACAGGCTGCACTTATCGGAAGCTTCAAGTCCTGAACATCTGGAAGGTGAACAGAGAAGGCGAG GGCAACCGTTTCAAGGCTCACAGCCACCTGGAGAACAGGAGACTGCTTTGGCACGGCACCAACATTGCTGTCATTGCAGCCATCCTGAAGAGTGGTCTACGCATCATGCCGCACTCCGGCGGGCGTGTGGGCAAGGGCCTTTACTTTGCATCGGAGAACAGTAAATCGGCAGGATACG TTGGCACCACCTCCAATAGGGTGGGGATTATGTTCCTGAACGAGGTGGCCCTTGGCAAAGAGCATCACATCACCCAGGATGACTGTTCGCTCCGCAAGCCCCCAGACGGTTATGATAGTGTCGTGGCCCGTGGCGTGACTGAGCCAG ACCCTGCGCAGGATAAAGAGATAATCCTGGATGGGAAAAAAGTGCTGGTATCCCAAGGAAAGCCTGTTCCTATGGCTAAGTACAAGAGCTCCTGCTTCTCCCAGAGCGAGTACCTGATCTACCAGGAGAGTCAGTGCCGCATTCGCTACCTTATTCAGCTCCGCTTCTGA
- the RRP9 gene encoding U3 small nucleolar RNA-interacting protein 2 isoform X2, which yields MAAAGMKRKQQRQRGASASGSTAGGAARKKRKLPAADEKAWQKAGSKLNEEISSDSEPDTPARKKNNEAADEIEETAQEKKLRLAKLYLEQLRQQEEEKAEEEAFEKDLVAGRLKEDVLEQKGKLQRQIAKILQPPDASEIRVLRGHQLPITCLVITPDDKYIFSAAKDCSIIKWDVESGKKVHVIHRGKKGTKDSHVGHTAHILSMAISSDGKYLATGDRNKLILIWEAATCSHLYKFTGHRDAVSGLSFRKGTHQLYSASHDRSVKVWNVAENAYVETLFGHQDMITGLDSLSRECCVTSGGRDGTVRIWKIPEEAQLVFYGHQGSIDCIQLINEEHMVSGADDGMPLGSLKKETANHSEESPQSPWLRGPGTTILDLFSCCFAEQ from the exons ATGGCGGCGGCGGGGATGAAGAGAAAGCAGCAGAGGCAGCGCGGAGCTTCCGCTTCGGGCTCAACGGCGGGGGGCGCAGCGCGCAAGAAGCGCAAG CTCCCTGCTGCCGATGAGAAAGCGTGGCAGAAAGCTGGCTCTAAGCTGAATGAGGAGATTTCCAGTGATTCTGAACCAGACAC CCcagcaagaaaaaagaacaatgaaGCAGCAGATGAAATTGAGGAGACAGCAcaagaaaagaaactaagattagcAAAGTTATATCTGGAGCAGCTTCGACAACAAG AAGAGGAAAAAGCTGAAGAAGAGGCCTTTGAGAAGGACCTGGTTGCTGGCCGGCTGAAGGAAGATGTG CTTGAACAGAAAGGAAAATTGCAGCGACAAATTGCCAAAATC TTGCAGCCTCCAGATGCATCTGAAATCAGGGTACTGCGAGGTCACCAGCTCCCCATCACCTGTTTGGTCATCACACCAGATGATAAATACatcttctctgcagccaaagactgCTCAATCATCAAAT GGGATGTGGAGAGTGGGAAGAAGGTGCATGTGATCCACAGAGGAAAGAAGGGGACAAAAGACAGTCACGTTGGCCACACAGCACACATTCTCTCCATGGCTATTTCATCAGATGGCAAATACCTG GCAACAGGAGATAGGAACAAACTTATTTTGATCTGGGAAGCTGCAACCTGCAGCCACCTGTATAAGTTCACAGGTCACCGTGATGCCGTATCG GGCCTGTCTTTCCGGAAGGGGACCCACCAGCTGTACAGCGCCTCACATGATCGTTCAGTCAAAGTGTGGAACGTGGCTGAAAATGCTTACGTGGAAACTCT GTTTGGTCATCAAGACATGATCACAGGGCTGGACAGCTTGAGTCGGGAGTGCTGTGTGACGTCAGGAGGGAGGGACGGCACTGTCAGAATCTGGAAGATCCCTGAGGAAGCCCAGCTGGTGTTTTATGGGCACCA GGGCTCCATTGACTGTATTCAGCTGATCAATGAGGAGCATATGGTGTCTGGTGCAGATGATGG TATGCCTCTGGGGTCTCTCAAAAAAGAAACCGCTAACCACAGTGAAGAAAGCCCACAGTCTCCATGGCTCAGAGGGCCTGGAACAACCATACTGGATCTCTTCAGTTGCTGCTTTGCTGAACAGTGA
- the RRP9 gene encoding U3 small nucleolar RNA-interacting protein 2 isoform X1, whose product MAAAGMKRKQQRQRGASASGSTAGGAARKKRKLPAADEKAWQKAGSKLNEEISSDSEPDTPARKKNNEAADEIEETAQEKKLRLAKLYLEQLRQQEEEKAEEEAFEKDLVAGRLKEDVLEQKGKLQRQIAKILQPPDASEIRVLRGHQLPITCLVITPDDKYIFSAAKDCSIIKWDVESGKKVHVIHRGKKGTKDSHVGHTAHILSMAISSDGKYLATGDRNKLILIWEAATCSHLYKFTGHRDAVSGLSFRKGTHQLYSASHDRSVKVWNVAENAYVETLFGHQDMITGLDSLSRECCVTSGGRDGTVRIWKIPEEAQLVFYGHQGSIDCIQLINEEHMVSGADDGSVCLWGLSKKKPLTTVKKAHSLHGSEGLEQPYWISSVAALLNSDLVATGSHSASVKLWKCGEGFRRLEPLFEIPLVGFVNSLKFSNSGNFLVAGIGQEHRLGRWWRIKEAKNSICIIPLKKTIAGNSQIPDEGS is encoded by the exons ATGGCGGCGGCGGGGATGAAGAGAAAGCAGCAGAGGCAGCGCGGAGCTTCCGCTTCGGGCTCAACGGCGGGGGGCGCAGCGCGCAAGAAGCGCAAG CTCCCTGCTGCCGATGAGAAAGCGTGGCAGAAAGCTGGCTCTAAGCTGAATGAGGAGATTTCCAGTGATTCTGAACCAGACAC CCcagcaagaaaaaagaacaatgaaGCAGCAGATGAAATTGAGGAGACAGCAcaagaaaagaaactaagattagcAAAGTTATATCTGGAGCAGCTTCGACAACAAG AAGAGGAAAAAGCTGAAGAAGAGGCCTTTGAGAAGGACCTGGTTGCTGGCCGGCTGAAGGAAGATGTG CTTGAACAGAAAGGAAAATTGCAGCGACAAATTGCCAAAATC TTGCAGCCTCCAGATGCATCTGAAATCAGGGTACTGCGAGGTCACCAGCTCCCCATCACCTGTTTGGTCATCACACCAGATGATAAATACatcttctctgcagccaaagactgCTCAATCATCAAAT GGGATGTGGAGAGTGGGAAGAAGGTGCATGTGATCCACAGAGGAAAGAAGGGGACAAAAGACAGTCACGTTGGCCACACAGCACACATTCTCTCCATGGCTATTTCATCAGATGGCAAATACCTG GCAACAGGAGATAGGAACAAACTTATTTTGATCTGGGAAGCTGCAACCTGCAGCCACCTGTATAAGTTCACAGGTCACCGTGATGCCGTATCG GGCCTGTCTTTCCGGAAGGGGACCCACCAGCTGTACAGCGCCTCACATGATCGTTCAGTCAAAGTGTGGAACGTGGCTGAAAATGCTTACGTGGAAACTCT GTTTGGTCATCAAGACATGATCACAGGGCTGGACAGCTTGAGTCGGGAGTGCTGTGTGACGTCAGGAGGGAGGGACGGCACTGTCAGAATCTGGAAGATCCCTGAGGAAGCCCAGCTGGTGTTTTATGGGCACCA GGGCTCCATTGACTGTATTCAGCTGATCAATGAGGAGCATATGGTGTCTGGTGCAGATGATGG GTCAGTATGCCTCTGGGGTCTCTCAAAAAAGAAACCGCTAACCACAGTGAAGAAAGCCCACAGTCTCCATGGCTCAGAGGGCCTGGAACAACCATACTGGATCTCTTCAGTTGCTGCTTTGCTGAACAGTGACCTTGTAGCCACAG GTTCGCACAGTGCCAGTGTGAAGTTGTGGAAGTGTGGAGAGGGATTCCGGAGGCTGGAGCCACTCTTTGAGATTCCCCTG GTTGGCTTTGTTAATAGCTTGAAGTTCTCGAATTCTGGAAACTTCCTAGTTGCTGGAATTGGACAAGAACACAG ATTGGGTCGCTGGTGGAGGATCAAAGAGGCCAAGAACAGCATCTGCATTATTCCGCTCAAGAAGACTATAGCAGGAAACTCACAGATACCTGATGAAGGCTCCTAA